In the Lepus europaeus isolate LE1 chromosome 10, mLepTim1.pri, whole genome shotgun sequence genome, GCCCAGGACAAGGGATAGAGAAGGTGCGTAGGTGGCGCAGTAGGTGCAGAGTGAATGCTGTTGATAAATTGtctactgatttttttccctagTGTTGTTTTGGGATAAAGATACAAGATTGCCACGTGGTATCTTCGAGCTTCTGGTTTGTAATAGCACCAGGTTGCCAGGTTCTCCTTTCTCATGCATCTGTTTTTGTTACAAGAACACAAGTCAAATCCTGTGGATGGGCCTCCAGGAAACAATCTTATCTTCTGCACTAGGATCTTGTTGAGAAACAAAGTGTTTCAGTTCTGTAGGGCAGAGTTCCTGGTGGTGCATGTACTTGGGAAAATGTGCTCTTCTAGGTAGGTAGGAAGAGTGCCAGGAATTGCATTTGTTCCTCAGGGACTCGGTGACTGTTGGTGTCCGTCTGTTACCAAGACAGACTCACATTGCCCTCTCCCGTTTGGGGATCGTCGTCATGCTTCTCACAAGTCCCCGGTTTCTTGCTTAGATGCTTTTCATCAGATCATTCGAGATGAAGGAATCTTAGCTCTGTGGAACGGCACGTTTCCCTCCTTGCTGTTGGTCTTCAATCCTGCCATCCAGTTCATGTTCTATGAAGGTTTGAAACGGCAGCTTTTAAAGAAACGGATGAAGGTAACTCCTGATTTTGGAAGCAGCCAGGTGATCCGCGGCGGCGGCCCCGTCTCACTGCTCCGATTGACgtgcttccttctttctttgctcTCCAGCTTTCGTCTTTGGATGTGTTCATCATCGGTGCAGTAGCCAAAGCGATTGCGACCACAGTCACCTATCCCTTGCAGACGATACAGTCAATTCTGAGGGTGAGTGCTGGGGTTCTCCCTGCGTGAATGCATAGCCTTCTGTTTAGGTTGACATGACCCTTCCGTTTTCCACGTCTGATGTTCTGCTAACCAGGCTGGCTTTCAGTTGGCTTCCTGTTTGGCTTGGTGTGATGTTTGTGTTGGCAGTTTCTTAAGTAAATAGAAAAGTCTTatgtggaaggtttttttttttgttttaagattaatttctttgaaaatcagagttagaaagaaggaggccggcgccgcggctcaacaggctaatcctccgccttgcggcgccggcacaccgggttctagtcccggtcagggcaccgatcctgtcccggttgcccctcttccaggccagctctctgctgtggccagggagtgcagtggaggatggcccaagtgcttgggccctgcaccccatgggagaccaggagaagcacctggctcctgctatcagatcagcgtggtgcactggccgcagcgcactggccgcggcggccattggagggtgaaccaatggcaaaaaggaagacctttctctctgtctctctctctcagtgtccactcttcctgtcaaaaaaaaaaaaaaaagaaagagggagggagagagagagagagacgccttccatccattggttcactccccagatggctgcagtggccagggttgggccatgccaaagccaggagctacatccaggtatcctgtgtgggtggcagggagcccaagcccttgggtcatcttctgctgcttttcccaggctgttagcagggagctatttCAGAAGTAGATCAGGGTCTGTTgctgtagcttagtgggtaaagccacagcttgtggcgccagcaacccatatgggcacctgcacccacgaaggagacccagaagaagctcctggctttggactggcccaactacagccattgcagccatttggggagtgaaccagtcgatggacgttttctctctgtctctgtctaactctgactttcaaataaacaaataaatcttaaaaaaaaaaaaagtagagcagccaggacagggaccagcttccgtatgggatgctggcatcacaggtggcggttttacctgctacatcacagtgccggccccagaagtgTTCTTTAACCACCTCTGGAAAGCATGCGTGTTTGTCCTTCTGCAGGTTGATTCATGTGGTGCACTAGGGCAGACTCTTCCCTGCACAGTCCCGGGTTCGTGTTGGTGCACTCAGGAGGAGTGCAACTGACCTTTCCCACAGGACTTTGATATTTCTGCTTTTTCACTCATTCAATCGGTGTATTGTACACTAAGCACCCACTCTGCgcaaggagctgggaatgcaatggtAAATAACACAGTCACGGTCCCTGCCCTCTTGGAGCTGGTGGAAAGGGAAGTGAACAGATAAACAAGCAGAATAAGTAAATAGGTCGTTAGGAATGAGAAGAGCGCTATAGAGGAAGCAAACAGCATTCTGTGCTGGGTGTGGGGATCATCTTGTAGTGGGAGGAGCGCATTTCAGTCAAGATGCAAAGGAAGATAAGGACTTAGCCCTGCAAGAAAGGAGGAAAGCACGGGTGGAGGGAGCGTGGTGCATCCTGGGAACTGAAAGGAGGCCTGTGGGGCTGTAGGGTGGCTCAGGGTGAGATTGGACAAGTCGCAGGGAGGTTGTAGGTGAGGACTGTAGGGAGTGCATAGGTATTCTCGGCACACTGGGAAGCTTTGGAAGTGCTGTGAGCTAGGGAATAATGTAATCTGatttacactttttttaaagatttatttattaatttgaaagagttacacagagagaaaaggagaggcagaaagagagagagagagagagagaggtcttctgtccgctgttcactccccagctggccgcaacggccggaactgcattgatccaaagccaggagccaggagcctcctccgggtctcccacatggccacagggccccaaggacctgggccatcttctactgctttcccaggccacagcagagagctggatcagaagtggagcagccgataaTCATCTGTCttcggcgctggcaccctgggttttagtcccggttggggcaccgaattctgtcccggttgcccctcttccagtccagctctctgctgtggcctgggaaggcagtggaggatggcccaagtgcttgggccctgcacccgcatgggagaccaggaggaagcacctggctcctggcttcggattggcgcagcacgctggccgtagtggccatttgggggtgaaccaacagaaggaagacctttctctctgtctctctctctctaactctgcctgtcaaaaaaaaaaaagaagtggagcagccgagtctcaaaccgaTGTCCATGTGGGAAAGCTTTAgccagctgagccacagcactggcccctgatctACACTTTCTAGAATGTTGCGGCTGCTATGTGGTGAATTGGTTAGAAGctaagagagaagggaaggagttGATCAGATAGGAGACCATTTCAATAATCCAGGTAAGGAGAATGATGGCCTGGACCAGGGTGATAGCAATGGAGAggagagatgggacatgggcagtAAGATCTGTTTGgggagaaaaaatttaaaagattcatGGCTAAATAAAATGGGGGTGGtactaagaatattttatttcaaaaaattactactctttggaaattgatattttatttaaagaaattcagTAGCAcccacataaatatattttaacacttTTATAATATAACATGTATTATGAAAGCTTACATTGTAGACATTCTAATTGGGTAGTGTTTATCGGGTCTTCCTAAAGAACTGGAAGTTGTTAAGCTAAGCTATAAACATCTAAATCattgagactggcattgtggcatggtgagttaagcctccacttcGATGCAGGGATCCCTGCATATCAGAGGACTGAAGTCCCGGCTCctttgcttcccacccagcttcctgttaatgcacctgggaaggcggaggaaggtgactcaagtgtttgggcccttgccactcctgggggagacccaaatggagctcttggctcctagcttcggcctggcctagccccgccCCAACTGCTGcatctatctggggagtgagccagcagatggaagatatctctttctctgtctctctctcatttgtttgaaagacagagtgacagagatcttccatctactggctcaatccccaaattgctgaaatagccagggctggtccaggctgaagccaggagcctggaaccccatctagACCTCCAACCTGAGTGTatgggcccaagaacgtgggccatctctttccgctttctcaggcacgttagcagagaactggatcagaagcagagcagccagaactaaaaccagcacccgaatgggatgccagcattgcatgcagtggcttaacctgctgcaccacagctctggccgcagtaaatacatctttaaaaaaaatctaaactaaTATGCTgcgcattttgttttgttttgtttttgatacaGAATTGTCCCTATAattttctgtaaaatgaaaatccTCATGCTTGCttcattgaaaaaaatgtattttcatttatttatttgagaggtagagttatagacagacagagggagagacagagagagaggtcttccatccagcggttcactccccaaaaggccacaatagccagagctgagccaatccgaagccaggagccaggaacatcctccaggtctcccacacgggtacaggggcccgggtagttgggccatcttccactgctttcccaggccctaagcagagagctggataagaaggggagcagccaggacacaaactggcacccatatgggatgccgtgccacaggcagaggcttagtgtagtaaaccacagtgccggcccctaaacatttcagtatttaaatgaaaaatagagaATTGATGGTTCTGTAGTACCAATTGGATGTTTTTATTATTGTACACTGTAAGACATTATTGGTACAACATAATTTCCTCTCCAGATAAAAGTTAAGATGAAGAAAGCAGTAATAATGACTTATCTTTGTGTTCTCCTTCCCTAGTTTGGACGTCACAGACTAAACCCAGAAAACAGAACACTGGGGAGTCTTCGGAATGTGCTCTACCTTCTTCACCAGCGAGTGAGGTGAGCTGTGCTGATGGCTCGCGTTCTGGCCTCCCCTGGGCTGGTCCCTGCCAGGGAAGGGGAGGTTGTGCTCCCCTTGCGCTGCGGCCTCTCCGGTCTCTTCCTTGTGTGCTGTGCTCAGACGTCTCTCAGCTTAGGAGCATAGCACCACATGGCAGCACTTGGGGAAATTGTTATGGAAAAGTTTGTGTCCTTATTCTGTGTCAGTTACAAATTTGGGGACTTCAGAAAGGGAATCTTCCTGATAATCTGATAGGCTGTTCTGTCGCAGCCTTTCCTGTGGCCTGTCTTAGGAGGGTCACATCTGCATAGAGCGGTAGTGGAAGGAAGCAGGCCGTGGGAGCAGAGATGACAGTTAGCATGATGCTGCGGgtaagagaagcagcagaagtATCACGGTGGTGCTGACGGGAACAGTCGTTATCgtgacggtggtggtggtgagggtcgCTGCTCGAGTGGCAGACCTGGACCAGATGCTGTGCCTGGGCCATGTCCTTAATCCTGACACTGGCTCTTTGCAGCAGGAGGAGCCCTTGGTAGTTCCCTCTTTTGTTTCCAGAAGCTGACACCTGGCAGAGTCAACTAAGCCAGGGACTTTGTTTGAAGCAGAGGCTGCTAAATCTAACTTTACTATTGTTCCTGATATAGGATACTtcgaaaataaatttattataaaaacacGTTTGTGTTAGTCAGCTTTCCATTACTTTAAAACACCTAAGAGGAGCtagcttaaaaaggaaaaagcttaTTTCAGCTGCCAAATTTGAAAGTTCCCAGTCCAAGACTGGGCATCCCCATTGGTTTAGGAGTCTCATGGGTGGCTGAAAGTGTGCAGAGGGAGTATCACAGAGCGAGtcgggaagcagggagagagggagagacatgaggGAGCAGCActcttcctctgcctgctgtgtggtCATGATTCATCACAGGGCCCCACTCTCGCAGCCCTAAAGTCCAGCCATTTCTTGAAGTTCACCTTTAGAGTCCATAATCGGACCAAGCCTCCACCCTAATCCATCAAATGTTAACATaaagactttggggtttaaacgtCTGCgtgagtttggggagccaaatcctaTTCAGACTGTAGCAGCTTGAGGTGAAAAACATCAAAGACAAAGAGtcagtataaaataaaaaaccaacaCCATATCAactgctggcgaggatgtggcgCGGCAGACCCTTCCTGTGCTGCTGCTGGGAACGTAGAATGGTACAACTGCTTTGTAAAACGTTTtggcattttctttaaaaagttagacAGACGCCTCAGGGGACCCAGCCGTCTGGTAGAGAGTGAGGCAGGTTTGCCTGTGCGTTGCTCCCAGTCACGCTCTGCAGTGCTGGTCTTTTGGGAACAGAAAGGCTCCACAGGGAGGCTGGAAAAAATGACTCCAATCTGCCTCCTCAGCCTAAACCTTATGCACCAAGGAGGAGGAAGCTGGCAGGCAGAATACGTGGCACGGCAGGTTCCGATCGGAGGGGCTTAGAATCAGGCCAGCGTGGTTACACGTGCTTTTTCAGTCCAGATGTCTGTTTGAAGACACCTTTCACTTCTGAACAGGCTCCGTGCTGTCCTGCTGTCTTTGGCTCCACCAGTGGTATTTCCTTcttctgtgtgtgcctgcattGCGTGATGTGCAGGGCTTTGCCCAGGGTTATGTCTGCACGTGGGCAGCTGTGTCGTAAGGCAAAAACTTGACAAAAAACAGACCTGTTAAAGTGTAAGGAAAAGAATAGAGATGCACAGGGGGTTTTTCTAAGAGTCAAGAACTAGAAACAACCAAATATCCATTATGGGGTGAATAGATACATAAGCTGTGATATATTCATACAGtggaaaatcactttaaaaaagaCGGAGTTACTGATGTACGCAGCAACGTGGAGCGTCTCAGAGTTATGCCGGGGAAAGAAGGCAGGCAAAAAGGACATGGTACTGTAGGGGTCCTTCTCTATGAAATTCTAGAGATGCAAACGATCCGTTAGTGTCAGAAAGCACGTCAGCCGTGACCTGGGGCCAGGGCAGATGGAGAGCATCTAAGGGGCGTGAGGATGCTCCTGGGGTGAGAACGGTGTGCTCTGTCTTGAATATGCCGATGCGTCGTGATGATACATGTCAGTCAACTCTCATCACACTGAAGTCAGCTAAACTTCGGGCTCTAAGGACCTGGGTACATCactcctgtttttattttctgtgtttctccttATTCCTTTTCTAAAAGGTAGTCACTGTTAAGGGGTCTATTTCCAGAACATTGCATAAAACATATGTGTAACACGTATGCAGCTTAGGTTTTTATTAACAGAAATCACAAACATCCCTACATTTCAGTATGTGTGGACGCCTTTTTTCTAGTGACTGCCTGGGTCCTGTTACATAATATGCCAGGATTTGTTTACAGGGCACTTACTGATGGGTATCCAGGTTGTTTCCAGGTTTCTGCTTTTGCAAACATTGCTGAATGAATAGCCCGTAAATTTAGCTTTGTGCACCTGAGTGGTTATAATTGTAGAGAAAGTTCCTGTATGTGAAATTACCTGGCCAAAGAGTTTGAACATATAAAAATTTgacattttgtaactttaaaaattagcGCCAAATTGTGACCCAAGAAAAGTGATGCCGGTTTCTGTTTCTACCAGCACTGGGAAGGGTTAGGAAGATGTAGTAACCAGAAAGTTAAGAGAGTCATGTCAAGTGGAACTCTGTGTGCAGATACGGTTTTCAAAGCTGTTTTCACATCTGTCATCTGATTCTGCCTCAATGGATGTTGAGTGGATACTGGTGGTTATATTCGCACCTTACAGATCACTGAACAGATTTAGAGAAACAACGTGACGTGCCCAGCGCAGAGGCAGAACCAGATGTTCAAACGCGGGCACACTGTCACGAACGGAGAGCTTTCATCCCCTTAGTGGGAGTGCGCTGCGGTCATGGACGTGTCTGGACTGTCCAGCAGAGTCGCCACTACCCGCGTGTGGCTGTTGAGCATGTGAAATCGCTGGCGTAGAgggtgaagccatcacctgcgccGCCAGCAGTCCTTATCAGCGCCAatccaagtctcagctgctctacttcagctccagctccctgctagtggtctgagaaaagcagcagaaggtgacccaagtgtttgggctccctgccaccctcatggaaaCCCGGGTGAaggtcctgattcctggctttggctactgcgcccatctggggactgaagcagtggatggaagagctctctctctttctctgcagctctctctctaactctgacttttaaacaaataaatcttcaaaaaataaagaaatatgtcCAGTATAACCAAGACACtagatttcacatttttaaaaattttaattgccaCACGTGATTAGTGGCTACCGTAGTGCATAGCACAGTATACCGTGTCAGgctctcccagggtgtgtggcTAAGAATCAGCTGATTTACTTGTTAAAATGCACATCCGTGcttcctggctggggtggggcctggtgaTCTGCATTTCTAAGCAAAGCCTGGCGCTTCTAATGCGGGTGTACCTTGCCGTGAGGAGCACTGAAGGGGAATTCCTTGGGTTAACCTAATTCAGATTGGTCAGTGAACTAGAAGGTCAGGGTCAAGTCTTTTTATTCCTGGGTATCACACAATCCTCCCCCAGAGAGGGCTTTCATGCCTCAGTCCATTAAGTGTATGAATTTATGTTGTTTTTGAATGGAGCACCGATTAATGCCCCAATCTGCACACTGTTGCTAATGGACTAGCACCTGAGAGTTCGCTTTCAGCCAGTAGCTTTGGAGAGGTCATTTCCTCTAACTCCGGGCTTTCCCAGTTGAGAGCAGCGGGGTCTCAGGGCTGGCATCGTCATCCTTGTACTggaagcttgttagaaatgcacagTCTTGGGTCTCATCCAAACTGAATGATCCAGAATCTCCGGGATTAGACTTGACTTGGAAATCTGTTTTACAAGTCCTTTGAGTGGTTGGGGTACCATGCTGAATTTGAGAAACCTGGGTTAGAGGGTCAAATTTATAGAAATTCTGAGATCGGGAGGCCTTTGGTTTCTttccatggtttttttttgtttgtttgttttttaagatttatttatttgttcgaaagtcagagttacagagagagagagagagagagagatcatccatctgctggttcactccctaaatggccatccttgctggggctgggccaggctgaagccaggagcctggaactccatccaggtctcccacatagtggcagggacccacgtacgtgggccatcttcctccactttcccagacacaagagagctggatcggaagtggagcagccggagttTGGACTGGCACTCAcacgagatgctggcattgtgggcagcttaatccacttcACCACGCCGCCTTCTTTCTGAGACTAAAATGGTCTCACCCAGTTGGCAGTTTTCCTGCCACTGTTGAACTGGGAAAGTGTTAAAGTCAAGATCTGAAAGTTCTTAGATCTCAGATTCTGGCATTAATGTGGTTTTAGGAGACTTTAGGGTCTGTGTCCTGTCGGTGGGGTATTGTCAACTTTCTGCTAATTAGTGGGGAATACAAAGACAGTGTGGTGACTCATGAGCAGATGGCTCATGGATACCCAGCGTTTATCTTTAAAGGTAAGAAGTACTTTGCCAACAGAAGTCTGTGTTGAAACGTAAACCCTGCATTGCTCCCTTTGATTCCGAGGATAAGCCTTTGCAGAGTAGCCGTTGGGTGGCGCGTCTTGATGCAGGAGTTGACTTCTACAGAGAAAACTGTTTGCTTTTTCAAACCTCTTTCCTTCCAGGCGTTTTGGGATAATGGGACTCTACAAAGGCCTTGAAGCCAAGCTGCTGCAGACGGTCCTCACGGCTGCCCTCATGTTCCTCGTTTATGAGAAACTGACAGCTGCCACCTTCACCGTCATGGGACTGAAGAGCGTGCACAGGCCCTGAGAGGCCCCCAGGAAGGGCAGCCGATGCCCCGGCAGGGGTTTCCTTCAGAGAAGGGAAGGGATTCTCCTTCTGTTCCGGCTCTTCCACCACAAGTCCTACCCTCGCTGGCTCGAAAGGCATCCAAGGGGAAACAGGGAGTCCAGCCAGCTGGACTTATTGCCAACTCAGAATATTCGATGTCTGGTTGGATTTTGAGGTGGAGGGTAGACTAATATGGGAAGAAAACATGATTGAAAATCTAAAAATGAGTCTGTGGGGTTTTTATTGGTTTTCTTAAGGGAGATGGACTCTGACTCTCGTGTGTGATCTTTCCCATCTGAAGTTATTCTGAAATTTACCGGCTCAACTCTCTGCCAGGCTCTGGGACAAACGTAACAACATACAATTCTCGTCCGATGCTTTTGTATGTCTTTATCTTGTCATTTTCTCCCCCAAAAATAATACGTGCCGTGGGTATGAGTTTACTTTTATTAGGCTTTTTTTCCTCCTGCTTAAGGAGACGTATCTTCTTTAGTACATGAACTATTTATTTTTGAGGAAGGCAATGAAGATTGTTAATCTCAAATGATTCTcttataaactatttttaaatgtcaccTGTTAATTAGTGTTTGACATAgtttttttcagtatttatttgGAATCCATTCTTCCATTGCAAAAGACTTGAGTTTTGTGTCTATCCATGTAAGCCCCAATAAATTGTCAGCACAAAAGACTGTCATGAGAGTTGCTCTTTATTAAGGTGTTGTTACATTGGGTTTACAAGCAATTGTTCAAAATAacaaaatggggccggcgccgtggctcaacaggctaatcttccgccttgcggcgccagcacaccgggttctagtcccggtcggggcgccggattctatcccggttgcccctcttccaggccagctctctgctgtggcccgggacggcagtggaggatggcccaagtgcttgggccctgcaccccatgggagaccaggagaagcacctggctcctgccttcggatcagcgcggtgcaccggctgcagcgtggcggccattggagggtgaaccaacggcaaaggaagacctttctctctgtctctctcactgtccactctgcctgtcaaaaataaaaataaataactaaatggggctggcgctgcagctcacttggctaatcttctgcctgtggcgccagcaccctgggttctagtcccagttggggcgccggattctgtcccggttgctcctcttccagtccagctctctgctatggctcgggaaggcagtggaggatggcctaagtgcttgggccctgcatgggagaccaggaggaagcacctggctcctggctttgaatcagcgcagcacaccggccatagcagccatttgggaggtgaaccaacggaaaaagaagacctttctctatgtgtgtctctctctcactgtctaaatctgcctgtcaaaaaaattaaataaataaataataaaatgggaGAGCAAAAACCCTGTTTAGGCTCTGGAATATTACAACCTTTTATAAGCGTTTGATGGAGGCTTTTTATTTTGAGAGCACACATCCGGTTTAGGTTATTTCTCTGGACATTCCTTAGCGTCCTGCTACTCCAACTGAGGTCCATTAAACAGCAGTGCCTTCACCAGTCAAGGCCTGAGACGCACAGCCTGGGCCTGCTGAATCATCGTCTTCATTTTAACAAGAGTTAAGAGGCAgttagaaagatggagagagaggggtcttccaccccactggttcactccccgagtggccacagtgaccagggctgggccaggccagagccaggagcttcttctgggtctcccacatagtgcaggggcccaagcactcggaccatcttatgctgcttccccaggtgctttagcagggagctggattggaagtggagcagccgggatttgaaccaacgtccatgtgggatgctggccctgcaggcgggtcttttaacccactatgccacagcactggcccctgttgcaaaaaaaatttaagccggcgccgtggctcaataggctaatcctccgcctgtggcgccagcaccccgggttctagtcccggtcggggcgtcggattctgtcccggttgcccctcttccaggccagctctctgctgtggccagggagtgcagtggaggatggcccaagtgcttgggccctgcaccccatgggagaccaggagaagcaccgggctcctggcttcggatcagcgcggtgcaccggccacagcagccattggagggtgaaccaacggtaaaggaagacctttctctctgtctctctctctctcactgtccactctgcctgtcaaaaaaaaaaaaaaatttaaatccatgtatggtttttcttttttttttttgacaggcagagtggacagtgagagagagagacagagagaatgctcttcctttttgccattggttcaccctccaatggccgccacggtaggcgcgctgcggccggtgcaccgcgctgatccgatggcaggagccaggtgcttctcctggtctcccatggggtgcagggcccaagcacttgggccatcctccactgcactccctggccacagcagagagctggcctggaagaggggcaaccggcacaggatcggtgccccgaccgggactaaaaccccgtgtgccggcgccgc is a window encoding:
- the SLC25A17 gene encoding peroxisomal membrane protein PMP34 isoform X4; the protein is MNWCTYGIPVSQGSVTAMTVFFPLDTARLRLQVDEKRKSKTTHMVLLEIIKEEGLLAPYRGLFPVISSLCCSNFVYFYTFNSLKAVWVKGQRATTGKDLVVGFVAGVVNVLLTTPLWVVNTRLKLQGAKFRNEDIVPTNYKGIVDAFHQIIRDEGILALWNGTFPSLLLVFNPAIQFMFYEGLKRQLLKKRMKLSSLDVFIIGAVAKAIATTVTYPLQTIQSILRFGRHRLNPENRTLGSLRNVLYLLHQRVRRFGIMGLYKGLEAKLLQTVLTAALMFLVYEKLTAATFTVMGLKSVHRP
- the SLC25A17 gene encoding peroxisomal membrane protein PMP34 isoform X2, whose protein sequence is MASVLSYESLVHAVAGAVGSVTAMTVFFPLDTARLRLQVDEKRKSKTTHMVLLEIIKEEGLLAPYRGLFPVISSLCCSNFVYFYTFNSLKAVWVKGQRATTGKDLVVGFVAGVVNVLLTTPLWVVNTRLKLQGAKFRNEDIVPTNYKGIVDAFHQIIRDEGILALWNGTFPSLLLVFNPAIQFMFYEGLKRQLLKKRMKLSSLDVFIIGAVAKAIATTVTYPLQTIQSILRFGRHRLNPENRTLGSLRNVLYLLHQRVRRFGIMGLYKGLEAKLLQTVLTAALMFLVYEKLTAATFTVMGLKSVHRP